The following coding sequences lie in one Oncorhynchus nerka isolate Pitt River linkage group LG14, Oner_Uvic_2.0, whole genome shotgun sequence genomic window:
- the LOC115141416 gene encoding protein cornichon homolog 4-like, with protein sequence MEAAVFILSLVDCCALIFLAVYFVITLSDLECDYINARACCSKLNKWVVPELVGQALATVLMLVSLHWFVFLLNLPVATWNMYRVWKVPMGNMGVFDPTEIHNRGQLKSHMKESMIKLGFHLLCFFIYLYSMILALIND encoded by the exons ATGGAGGCGGCTGTGTTCATTCTATCGCTGGTCGACTGCTGTGCTTTGATTTTTCTGGCGGTGTACTTC GTAATTACTCTCTCCGATCTAGAATGTGACTACATCAATGCACGAGCCTGCTGTTCGAAGTTAAACAAA TGGGTTGTACCAGAGCTGGTAGGCCAGGCCCTGGCAACAGTGCTGATGCTTGTCTCCCTGCACTGGTTTGTCTTCCTACTCAACCTGCCTGTGGCCACCTGGAACATGTACAG GGTTTGGAAGGTGCCCATGGGAAACATGGGGGTGTTTGACCCCACTGAAATCCACAACCGGGGACAACTAAAGTCTCACATGAAAGAGTCCATGATCAAACTCGGCTTCCACCTGCTCTGCTTCTTcatctacctgtacag catgatcCTGGCACTGATCAACGATTGA